In Paenibacillus hexagrammi, the following are encoded in one genomic region:
- a CDS encoding LacI family DNA-binding transcriptional regulator, whose translation MVTIYDIAKKANVSAMTVSRVINNTGRISEKTRSKVKRVMEELNYVPNHMARSLVLQQTNLLFLLITDITNPFYTTLSRGAEDAARKYGYRLLFGNSDETLEKEADYINTILATRVDGVLIAPTGDSSLPNLERLQSSSVPFVLLDREVPGMEADLVLGDSRDGARRLVEHLSDLGHRRIAMVNGVSTTSSARLRLQGYLDGMKLNDLPVHEGYMHESSFRPIDDYSHIEAWLDHMQPFPTAILAGNNVLAVETIRMLHKRGLRVPEDISVVGFDDLGPFSEVDPFLTVISQQAYQFGYTGTQMLIERIQSRDQPDPWKKIVLPSDLLVRRSVRDLRHQ comes from the coding sequence ATGGTTACGATTTACGATATTGCGAAGAAGGCTAACGTCTCCGCTATGACCGTTTCTAGAGTTATCAATAACACAGGGAGAATCAGCGAAAAAACCCGCTCCAAGGTGAAAAGGGTTATGGAAGAGCTGAACTATGTTCCCAATCACATGGCCAGAAGCCTCGTGCTTCAGCAAACCAATCTGTTGTTTTTGCTCATCACCGACATTACGAACCCTTTCTATACAACCCTCTCCCGTGGAGCCGAAGATGCCGCGCGTAAATACGGGTATCGCTTATTGTTTGGAAATAGTGATGAAACACTGGAGAAAGAAGCCGATTATATCAACACCATTCTGGCTACTCGAGTAGACGGTGTCTTGATAGCGCCCACCGGAGACTCTTCTCTTCCTAATCTCGAAAGACTTCAAAGCAGCAGCGTTCCCTTTGTCCTGCTCGACCGGGAAGTGCCCGGCATGGAGGCCGACCTTGTCCTTGGCGACAGCAGGGACGGCGCTCGCAGACTCGTGGAGCACTTGTCTGATCTGGGCCACCGCCGCATAGCCATGGTTAACGGGGTATCCACTACCTCCAGCGCCCGGCTTCGCCTCCAAGGATATCTCGACGGCATGAAGCTGAATGACCTCCCGGTTCACGAGGGCTATATGCATGAATCCAGCTTCCGCCCCATCGATGATTATTCACATATAGAAGCCTGGCTGGATCACATGCAGCCCTTTCCGACAGCCATCTTGGCAGGCAACAATGTACTCGCTGTAGAAACGATTCGAATGCTTCATAAGCGTGGACTGCGAGTGCCTGAAGACATTTCCGTTGTGGGATTTGATGATCTTGGCCCTTTTTCGGAAGTAGACCCGTTCTTGACCGTTATTTCCCAGCAGGCTTACCAATTCGGCTATACCGGCACGCAGATGTTGATCGAACGCATTCAAAGCCGTGACCAACCAGACCCATGGAAAAAAATCGTACTTCCCTCAGATCTGTTGGTTCGCAGGTCGGTTAGAGACCTCCGTCATCAATGA
- a CDS encoding HPr family phosphocarrier protein — translation MKTPIKVKDVKDIEKINQIVCKYDFDIWIHGVSGMADAKSILGMYVLKLNEPLALVIPDDVNYKALFKELGEYLEIG, via the coding sequence ATGAAAACACCTATTAAAGTAAAAGACGTCAAGGATATCGAGAAAATCAATCAAATTGTATGCAAATACGACTTCGACATTTGGATTCACGGAGTAAGCGGGATGGCTGATGCCAAATCCATTCTAGGGATGTATGTGCTCAAGTTAAACGAGCCGTTAGCGCTCGTCATTCCGGATGATGTGAACTATAAGGCGTTGTTCAAAGAGCTCGGGGAGTATTTGGAGATTGGTTAA
- a CDS encoding AraC family transcriptional regulator yields the protein MTHSVTFGKEDGPFYFQHIQRSGSFERTNHMHDVYELYYLYHGERMYFIKDHAYLITPGDLVLIKRRELHATADSDKLGHERVVMNFSESFLGSATVEIPYLLDAFAQGTPVLQLEPAFRPTVEAIFQKMMSEIKEPLLGQHFLLRQYLIELLLLTARYVRMHPVQAPEHLSPLHEKISKIVQYINAHYMENIRLEDVAERFHMNPTYVSRMFKRVTGFAFVEYIHLVRIQEAQRLLATTTIKVIDIADQVGFGSLVQFGRVFREICKTTPLRYRRASRM from the coding sequence ATGACTCATTCCGTTACGTTCGGCAAGGAAGACGGACCCTTCTATTTTCAGCACATTCAGCGATCCGGTTCATTTGAGCGGACGAATCATATGCATGATGTTTACGAGCTCTATTATCTCTACCATGGCGAGCGCATGTATTTTATCAAGGATCATGCTTATCTGATTACTCCCGGCGATCTTGTGCTCATCAAACGCAGAGAGCTTCATGCCACGGCAGATTCGGACAAGCTCGGCCATGAGCGGGTTGTTATGAATTTTAGCGAAAGCTTTCTCGGCTCTGCGACGGTAGAAATTCCCTATCTGCTCGATGCATTCGCACAAGGAACGCCTGTGCTCCAATTAGAGCCTGCATTTCGCCCCACCGTTGAAGCCATTTTTCAAAAAATGATGTCTGAAATCAAGGAACCATTACTCGGACAACATTTCCTGCTTCGGCAGTACCTGATTGAACTGCTGCTGCTCACTGCCCGCTACGTACGCATGCACCCTGTGCAGGCACCCGAGCATCTAAGCCCGCTGCATGAGAAAATCTCCAAGATCGTCCAATATATCAATGCACACTATATGGAAAATATCCGGTTGGAAGATGTAGCGGAGCGGTTCCATATGAACCCGACTTATGTAAGCAGAATGTTCAAAAGAGTTACCGGCTTCGCTTTCGTGGAGTACATCCATCTCGTACGAATTCAAGAAGCTCAGCGCTTGCTGGCGACAACAACCATTAAGGTCATTGACATCGCCGACCAAGTAGGCTTCGGATCTCTGGTCCAGTTTGGCCGGGTGTTCCGAGAAATTTGCAAAACGACCCCTCTCCGCTATCGCCGAGCTTCTCGGATGTAA